The DNA region GAAACCATAAATAATGTAGAGATCAATGTTGTCAAGATTAAGACAGTAAGATTTTAAAATTAAGATCGAGATTCATAATACATATTAAATTGACCGGAAGGAAACTGAAAAACCTTTATTGTAAAaccaaaaacaacatcaaaaAACAGAAACATGTGAAATGAAACTAGTCTCATTCTTTGTTGGAATTGGAAGCAACTCTATATTTATAAAGAGCATCAATGAGATCATGAATATATTGATTATGAAGATCTTTAGAACTGAAAATCTTCCCCATCTCTTTAGCATTGTTCCTAAAACTACTTCCTTCTTCATCCACTATAGCTAACCTCAATGTATGAGCCACAGAATCCCTAGTAAAGGAACCATCTTCCTCACTCCTTGGTACCTCAATAGCCACTTCCTTTTCCACCAATGCCCTTGAAAACAAACACTGATCAAGCAAATAGGGCAATGTCACAAGAACATGTCCAAAATGAATCTTCTCAATAACAGAACCAGAACCACAATGACTCATACATCCACCAATAGCTCCATGAGCTAAAATCTTAAGCTGAGGTGCCCATGTTTTCCAAACGATTCCTCGTTCCTTCGTTCGATCCTCAAATCCTTCAGGTAACTCAAGTGTACCTTCTTTCAGATTCTTCAAAGCCCAGAAGAAAGGTAAACCCGAAAGCTCAATTCCATGAGCTAGCTCAGTTAAATCTTTCTGACTCAACTTCAACTCACTCCCGAATCCGATATAAACAACCGAAGATAATTCTCTTGAATCCAACCATTCTTTGATTTTCACCCAATCAGGATTATTCTCTTCCTCTTCATCGTCTCTTATCTGCATAGACGGCGGAAGCAATCCAACAGGAACAACAGGAACCTTATACTGCTGAGAGATATAATCCAACCATTCACCTTCGAGCTCTCTTGAAGTTCTAAGAAGAAAAAGATCGCAACTCGAATAAGCTTTATTAAGATCAAAACCAGCCATTCCACCTGATTCATCTTGTAAAGCAGTGAAAGCTCGAATAATCTCATAAGGTTTAAGATGAATACTTGTCTGAAAAGGAACCCATTTGGGTGGACCGCACATATCTTCGAGTTTGAAATCTTTTTTAACTTGATCCTTAGGTGGATCAAAGAAACACTTGTTCCAAGCTGGTGTAATGTTGTAATGAGCAGAAGCAATGTTTAACGTTTTCGCTATCGGTGCCAACCAACCAGAAGCGAAATCGTAGAAAACCCAATCGGGTTTCGAGGTTTTGAGAATCTCAGTAACATCGTTTTCTAGTCCTTCGTAAGCTAGTTTAAGGTAACGGTTCATGTTTGGTAGAATGTCCATGGTGTTTTCTGCACCTTCAGGAAGCTGTTCTATGTGCGGTAAAGGTAGTTTAACTAAGTTGATGAGTGATTCAATGTTTTTGGGAGGTTTTGGGATTTGATCAATGTTTTTGGGAGAGTTGATGAAGGTAACAGTGTGGCCCTTTGAAGCAAGAACTTTGGCAACTTCGAAGTAAGGGTATATGTGTCCCATAGCTAACCATGGAAGCATAACAATATGAAGAGGTTTGTTTTCAACAACGTTGTTGTTGATGACATTGTTGTCGTTAAGGATTGATCCCATGATGAGTTGGATTTGGTTGGAAGAATGGAAGATATGAATGTGGAGAAAGAGTATGAAAGAGTTGAAGATATAGTAGCGGTTTCAAAGTGTtatgttttttcttttttattaattttgaaaaatcaagagattattcatcatgtaaaataaatataaaaaatcatTGCCTCGTGACACACGAATCCAATATTAACTTATTTAATGAATATAAAAATCATTGCAACTTTGTCTTTTTGTCTATAAGATTCTTTTGTAATTCTTTTTTGTGTTGTTTGATAAGAGTTTCTATAAATTTTTAAATATATTTCTTATTAATATTATTGATTTGTTTTAATAAAATGGAAAATCAAATTGAATATAACTATAAGTAAAAAAATAACTTAGTAATACTTACCTACAAAATATAAACATTAATTACGTTTAAAGATATATTAGTCTTTTATCTTTTAAATGAAATTTAatctttttattttaaaaataaaattattttactttgattttaattttttttctatGTATTAGTCACCActctattttaaaatttattttgcTCATGTAACTATTTCTAAATAGATAAATTTAATATGATATGTCAAATAAACttttattaaaatataatataaatatTAAATTGTCAAGAAAGAGAATAAAGTGCGCTACATGCAATGTTTTAATCACTAAGTTGAACCGTGTAAATGttgataaaacataaaaaatgtgattattgttgagaatgtatcaagtgtgagtagtgtgaGTAATAGTTTCACATTTGTTggaaatgtggagacttgagtatttataagtgagagaactcacTCACCCATCACCTTAAAATTTTAGATGAATATGTGGTGAGTCTCTCACAAATGTGTTGCTCCAAAAAGAAGAAGCatcacaatgttcaatgctccatAGTGAAAAAACTCCCCTAACAACcccttaagattttgggtgaatatgtgatgtgtctctcacaaaggtgtaACTCTAAATGAAGAAGTCTCATAATATTCAATGCTCACTAATAAAAAATTCCCCCAATAATTGGTATCATGAACCTTTGGTTCGAGAAAGGgaccgacttacttgtatcgaaagtcaacgacgccagtgtggtgaataagaaacgttcagttgaagagtgtcaacgacACTATggtggtgaataagaaacgttaTGTGCGATACAATAGTTTGTGGAAGTAAAAAAAGAGCTTTCACTTGAGGGGAGtattgtggactcacacttgagggggagtgttgagaatgtatcaagtgtgagtaatgtggataatagtctcacattggttggaaatatggagacttgagcatttataagtgagagaactcacTCACATACTaccttaaggtttttggtgaataAATGGcgtgtctctcacaaaggtgttgctctaaaaaaaaggaagtctcacaatgttcaatgctccatAGTAAAAAAACTTTTGGTTCGAGAAAGCCTAGTGAAAAACTCCTCCAATAAAtggtatcatgagcctttggttCGAGAAAGGGACTGACTTACTTGTATtgaatgtatcaagtgtgactaGTGTGTgtaatagtcccacattggttggaaatatggagacttgagcatttataagtgagagaattcACTCACTTACCACGTTAAGATTTTAaatgaatatgtggtgtgtctctaACAAATGTGTTTCTCCAAAAATCCCACAATAAGAAACGTTTGAATATGTGGTGTATCTCTCACAATGTTCAATCCCCCTAGTGAAAGAATAGCAATAAAGTAATataaataaacataaataaatttaacaataacaaaattaaataacaataaatatttctaaaataaaaaagaagatTGATTATGTGAATAAAAAGATTTATAATAACAAAATTAagattttaaattttttattatttgagTTTAGGTAGAAGAGAGGAGAAGTTGTTTCAATTTTAGATTTTATTTTCTCTTTGTAAATTGTGTTAGATCATCCATCTTATAATAAGTGTTTGATTAGAATTATTTGAttcttaaaaaaatattaaatttattagTTTTAATGATAAAGTTAATATTCAGTCTGTGTCATAAGTGTTTCGTTTAAGTTATGTTTGGTTCTTAAAGAAATGATTAAATTTATTGGTTTTAATGAAAAAACTAATAATATTGTTTATTAAAATGTGTTTATTAATTAGTATAGTTAATGAACTATTTAAATATAATAAAAGTTAATAAATAAGAGTTTAATAGTGTAAAAAAGTAATAAATATTGTATTAGTATcgtaaataaatatttattttaaagaaaaaaaatataaataaaatactttttatgagattaaaggaatattatttactaaaataattttattaattataattaataaaatatttaaatataataaaatttaataaataaaatataatagtgtacaaaaataataaatattatattattattataaaaagacatttattttaaaaaaaaatataatcGAGCGGTTCAATGAAACCCACATACTCATTAGTTAATTTGACAATTGAATAAGTTGAATCATACCAATTTCTATTAGAGTAATTGATATTTTGATCTTTTCAATATGACATATTCTTTGGATTCCGGTTTGATAGGAGCGATATTTTGGTTAATCCGAGAAGCATTATCAACAAGAAGAGAATTGTACATCTTAAAACAAAAATTAGAcataaaattatttaaaaatttattaacacaaattaaatataattaaaaataaataaattagaGAACATGTAAATTTAGAATTTAGAAGAGGAACAAAAAAAAAGGACTAGATTTATTAATATTTCACCATGAAAATGCTAATATTTTACACTCACACTTTTAATTAAATGATTTGTAtttgaataaaaattaaaattttaaaaatgaaaaatacatAGTTTAAAATTTGAATAATTTAATCTATGTCTAACGACACAAAAATCATATAATTTAGTCACATAACTTATTTTTCTATGTAAATTCTTATAATTAAAAAAACATTGCCACGTGAGACACGCATCCATATTATTTGATTTGAGTAATGTACGAATTTCCTCCACGAGAACCCCGCATCATTTATTTTATTGTAAAAGTTTGTGTTTTGAGATTGCTACTTATTTTATTGTGTTATGCCAACAATAATATGAGAAAGAAAACTTTGAAGGCATTTTATATTTGTGTAAGAGGAAACACATTTTTCTTTTGGAATTTTGTGAAGATAAGAGGACGACATGAGTTATGGTTAAGGATGTTCGCATTCCGGTTTGCATAGTTTTAAAGTTAGAAATTATTTGAAATTGTAAAACAAAAAATATTTGATTTAATTTGGTTTGATTGAAAGAATGCGCTTTGAATTCTTTTACAAGATATTTATTGAATCGTATGTTAGGTAAGTTTTTATTATGGAACgttgaacattgtgagacttctttTTCTAAAGCAACatctttgtgagagacacatCACATATTCATCTAAAATCGTAAGGTAATAGATAAGTGATTTCTCTCACTTATAACGactcaagtctccatattttcAATCAATGTGGAATTATTACCCGCATTACTCACACTTATTACATTCTCCACATTACtcctcaagtgtgagtccacaataTTCCTCTTAAGTGGAAGTTCTTATTACTTTCACAGACTCTGATACCGTACACAATATTTCTTACTTATCACCCTTGTGACGTCTTTGACAATCTTCAACAAAATATTCTTACTCGCCACCCATATAATAtcgttgactttcgatacaagtaagtcggtcCTTCACTCGAATCAAAAATTCATGATATCACTATTGAGGCTATTCAGGGGGTCATCAGATGAAGTATTTTTATTTTGGAGGCTTTCTTTATGAACAAGACACGTTTGTGTTTAATCATACATATATAAAATTTTGTGTTTAATCATTCACAAattactataaaataattttataattgTTAAAATAAGTTGTGTCTTGATAGAGTTTGATAAGATGGAGAGAGATTGAGTAGATTGTAAATCCCATATTGTATTCACTGAATGAAAAGATACAAGTaactctctatttatagagagTAAGCAATAGTCTAACAAACTAACAGAATGTTGTAACAGAATTAATGACAGCTCAGCCAGCCTAACTAACTGATACTAACTACTCTATTAGTCCCCCTTAGAAGTTGATGGCGATTTGAACAAGTCAGTCTTGTTGAACACCTTCAGTTTTGCTCTGAGAGGAACAAATTTTGCAGCAGAAAGAGGTTTTGTTAGAATGTCTGCCCACTGGTCTTGAGCTGGGACATGAACGACAGACAAACTTTTGCTGAGAACTTTTTCACGCACAAAGAAGATATCAAGCTCTATATGTTTAGTTCTATTGTGAAGAACAGGATTATGGGCAAGAGTAACAGTGCTTAAGTTATCACACAATATTTTAGGCACTTGGAAAGAACAGTGGAGTTCCTTAAGTAAGCACTGTATCCATATTAATTCAGCAGCTAACTGAGCCATACTTCGGTTCTCTGCCTCAGCACTTGATCTTGCTACAAGTTGTTGCTTCTTGGACCACCAAGAGACAACATTTGGTCCAAGGAACACACATGCCCCTGAAGTTGACCTTCTGTCATCTGGGTCTGtagcccagtcagcatcacaaaAACCTAGCAACTACATAGGTTGCTGAATAGCAGCAGGTTGCAGAAGCAAACCATGTTGAAGAGTGCCACTCAAATACCGTAATATTCTCTTGACTGCCTTCCAATGTTCTTCTAAGGGATTGGACAAAAACTGACACACTTTATTAACAGAGAATGATATTTCAGGCCTGGTCAGTGTGGCATACTGCAAGGCACCAACAGCTGATCTAAACTGAGTTGGATCATCAACAGTGTCAGAACCAACCTTTGACAATTTGCTGCTAGACACCATTGGAGTGGGCATACCATTGGCATTTAGCATATTCACCTTTGAGAGCAGATTAGTAAGATATTTGGTTTTAGATAACAACAATGATCCATTAGACAAATGAGACACTTCAATACCTTGAAAATAATCCAGCTCTCCCAACTGTTTGAGTGAAAACTTGTCATTGAGTTGCTTGATCAAGGAGTTAATGAATGAGGCAGAATTCCTTGTGATgatgatatcatcaacatacacaaGAATCATGATCTGAAGTTTTCCTTGATACAACAGAAACAGGCTGGGATCACATCTACTAGCCTGAAACTCATGCTGAATTAGAGCACTTTTGAGTTTGTCAAACCAGGCCCTAGGAGCATGTTTTAAGCCATAAATGGCTTTGTTTAACTTGCAAACAAGAGATTTATCAGTTGattcaaaaccaggaggttgttGCATAAAGACCTCCTCCTCAAGAGTACCATTTAAAAGAGCATTATTCACATCAATTTGTTGAATTGCCCAATTATTTGTGACAGCAATAGTTAACACAACTCTGACTGTGACAGGCTTGATAACTGGGGAGAATGTCTCCTGAAAATCACTTCCAGCCCTTTGATGGAACCCTTTTGCAACTAACCTGGCCTTGTATTTATTTATGGATCCATCAGGATTTTCTTTGGTCCTGAAAACCCATTTACAGCCTATAGGCTTTCTAGAATCAGATGCTTTCACCAATGTCCAGGTCTAATTTTT from Lathyrus oleraceus cultivar Zhongwan6 chromosome 1, CAAS_Psat_ZW6_1.0, whole genome shotgun sequence includes:
- the LOC127084925 gene encoding soyasaponin III rhamnosyltransferase, translated to MGSILNDNNVINNNVVENKPLHIVMLPWLAMGHIYPYFEVAKVLASKGHTVTFINSPKNIDQIPKPPKNIESLINLVKLPLPHIEQLPEGAENTMDILPNMNRYLKLAYEGLENDVTEILKTSKPDWVFYDFASGWLAPIAKTLNIASAHYNITPAWNKCFFDPPKDQVKKDFKLEDMCGPPKWVPFQTSIHLKPYEIIRAFTALQDESGGMAGFDLNKAYSSCDLFLLRTSRELEGEWLDYISQQYKVPVVPVGLLPPSMQIRDDEEEENNPDWVKIKEWLDSRELSSVVYIGFGSELKLSQKDLTELAHGIELSGLPFFWALKNLKEGTLELPEGFEDRTKERGIVWKTWAPQLKILAHGAIGGCMSHCGSGSVIEKIHFGHVLVTLPYLLDQCLFSRALVEKEVAIEVPRSEEDGSFTRDSVAHTLRLAIVDEEGSSFRNNAKEMGKIFSSKDLHNQYIHDLIDALYKYRVASNSNKE